Proteins encoded together in one Bacteroides ovatus window:
- a CDS encoding aminopeptidase P family protein — translation MKQSIKERVHALRMTFHPNSIKAFIIPSTDPHLSEYVAPHWMSREWISGFTGSAGTAVILMDKAGLWTDSRYFLQATKELEGSGITLYKEMLPETPSITEFLCQHLKPGESVSIDGKMFSVQQVEQMKEELAAHQLQVDIFGDPLSSIWKDRPAMPDSPAFIYDIKYAGKSCEEKISAIRTELKKKGVYALFISALDEIAWTLNLRGNDVHCNPVIVSYLLITQDEVTYFISPEKVTAEVETYLKERQIGIQKYDEVETFLNSFPGKNILIDPGKTNYSIYSSINPQCSILRGESPVALLKAIRNEQEVAGIHAAMQRDGVALVKFLKWLEESVSTGKETELSIDKKLHEFRAAQPLYMGESFDTIAGYKEHGAIVHYSATPESEVTLQPRGFLLLDSGAQYLDGTTDITRTIALGELTEEEKTDYTLILKGHIALAMAKFPAGTRGAQLDVLARMPIWNHRMNFLHGTGHGVGHFLSVHEGPQSIRMNESPVILQPGMVTSNEPGVYKAGSHGIRTENLTLVCKDGEGMFGEYLKFETITLCPICKKGIIKEMLTNEEIEWLNNYHQTVYEKLSPDLNEEEKVWLQEATASL, via the coding sequence ATGAAACAGAGCATAAAAGAGCGAGTGCATGCACTGCGCATGACCTTTCATCCCAATTCTATCAAAGCGTTCATTATTCCCAGCACCGACCCTCATCTTAGTGAATATGTGGCTCCCCACTGGATGTCACGGGAGTGGATTTCCGGTTTTACTGGTTCTGCCGGAACAGCGGTTATCCTGATGGATAAAGCAGGATTATGGACCGACTCGCGTTATTTTCTGCAAGCTACGAAGGAATTGGAGGGCAGCGGCATTACCTTATATAAAGAGATGTTGCCGGAGACTCCCAGTATTACAGAATTTCTCTGCCAACACTTAAAACCTGGAGAATCTGTAAGTATCGACGGGAAAATGTTTTCTGTGCAACAGGTCGAACAGATGAAAGAAGAACTGGCGGCACATCAGTTACAGGTCGACATATTTGGAGATCCATTGAGTAGCATTTGGAAAGACCGGCCCGCCATGCCTGATTCTCCTGCCTTTATTTATGATATCAAATATGCAGGAAAAAGCTGTGAAGAGAAAATATCCGCCATCCGTACGGAGTTGAAAAAGAAAGGTGTCTATGCTTTATTCATATCCGCGCTCGACGAGATCGCATGGACTCTCAATTTGCGAGGAAACGATGTACATTGCAATCCGGTCATAGTAAGTTACCTGTTAATCACACAGGATGAAGTGACTTATTTTATTTCACCGGAGAAAGTGACGGCAGAGGTAGAGACTTATCTAAAGGAACGGCAGATTGGAATACAGAAGTATGATGAGGTAGAGACATTCCTGAATTCTTTTCCGGGAAAAAACATTCTGATTGACCCAGGGAAAACGAATTATTCTATCTATTCATCTATTAATCCGCAATGTTCTATTCTTCGTGGTGAGTCGCCCGTCGCATTATTGAAAGCGATTCGCAATGAGCAGGAGGTCGCCGGCATCCACGCTGCCATGCAACGGGATGGAGTAGCACTCGTCAAATTCCTCAAATGGCTGGAAGAATCCGTATCTACCGGAAAAGAGACAGAATTAAGTATAGATAAAAAGTTGCATGAGTTTAGGGCTGCACAGCCTCTCTACATGGGGGAAAGTTTCGACACGATTGCAGGATATAAAGAACATGGGGCAATCGTACATTATTCAGCTACCCCGGAAAGTGAGGTGACTCTTCAGCCCAGAGGGTTCTTACTCTTAGATTCAGGAGCCCAATATCTGGACGGAACCACTGACATCACCCGAACCATTGCCTTAGGCGAACTTACAGAAGAAGAAAAAACGGATTATACCCTTATATTAAAAGGACACATCGCGTTGGCTATGGCCAAATTCCCTGCCGGAACCCGTGGAGCCCAGCTCGATGTACTAGCCCGTATGCCTATCTGGAACCACAGAATGAATTTTCTTCATGGCACAGGACATGGCGTCGGACATTTCCTGAGTGTACACGAAGGGCCGCAAAGCATTCGTATGAATGAGAGCCCTGTCATTTTGCAGCCCGGCATGGTTACTTCCAATGAGCCTGGTGTTTATAAAGCAGGCAGTCACGGGATACGTACGGAGAACCTGACGTTGGTTTGCAAAGATGGAGAGGGAATGTTTGGAGAATATCTTAAGTTTGAAACTATCACTTTATGCCCAATCTGCAAAAAAGGGATCATCAAGGAGATGCTGACAAATGAAGAAATTGAATGGTTAAACAATTACCATCAGACTGTCTACGAGAAGTTGTCACCGGATCTTAACGAAGAAGAAAAAGTTTGGTTACAAGAGGCAACTGCTTCCCTTTAA
- a CDS encoding gamma carbonic anhydrase family protein: MALIKSVRGFTPEIGENCFLADNATIIGDVKIENDCSIWFNTVLRGDVNSIRIGNSVNIQDGSVLHTLYQKSTIEIGDHVSVGHNVTIHGATIKDYALVGMGSTVLDHVVVGEGAIVAAGSLVLSNTIIEPGSIWGGVPAKFIKKVDPEQAKELNQKIAHNYLMYSQWYKE, from the coding sequence ATGGCTTTAATTAAATCAGTACGGGGTTTTACTCCCGAAATCGGAGAAAACTGCTTCCTTGCAGATAATGCAACTATTATAGGAGATGTAAAAATAGAAAATGATTGTAGCATTTGGTTTAATACGGTATTAAGAGGTGACGTCAACTCCATACGAATTGGCAATAGCGTCAACATCCAAGATGGAAGTGTCTTGCATACATTATATCAGAAATCGACTATTGAAATTGGCGATCATGTATCTGTAGGGCATAATGTTACCATTCATGGGGCGACCATCAAAGATTATGCATTGGTAGGGATGGGGTCAACCGTCCTGGATCACGTCGTAGTTGGCGAAGGAGCAATCGTTGCCGCCGGTTCGCTGGTATTAAGCAATACCATCATTGAGCCGGGAAGCATTTGGGGAGGGGTACCCGCGAAATTCATTAAAAAGGTAGATCCTGAACAAGCCAAAGAACTGAATCAGAAGATTGCTCACAATTATTTGATGTACTCACAATGGTATAAGGAATAA